The genomic stretch CACTGCAACTAAACTGCAAGTTTCATGTCATAACATGCTGCATTCCTTTTCTGAAAGTAGAATAGTTGAGATCATCCCAATTGCAATACTCAGATTCAAAGAACAAGTACCAAACTTTGTCATCCTTGATGCATTCATAGAGTTTCTGAAACTTAACCCATGCTTGGCTCTATCCTTGGAGAGTGCTTCCTATCTTGTTGTAAATGGAGAATTCATTTAGTAAGCAGTACTTTTCTGATTCATTTTCCTGATACTTAGTCTGGCTGCAAGCAACTACAAATTTTGATTAGGTTCAACCCAGTGATCATTTAAGCGAAATTTGTGATATATTCAAATGTTTTAACTGCTTGATTCGGAGACCGAAAGCCCCTGAATCTCACAGTAAGACCTTAATTTTCATCATAATCTTTTCATAGGCTATCATCTCTTGGGAACAATGCACTTGGGCATGACTTGCCTTGTGGTGCGGTGAGAGTTGGAGCTTCTACATTGTAGAAGCATGTGAACCAAGAAATCCAGGTgaaagaagatgatgatgccTGAGTCTTTTCATGCCCCTCTTCAGTTTGTGCAGCTGAGAAAGGAATTGAaggatgagaaagagagagagagactacatTATGATTGTTCATGGTCTCACAAGCACATGCATGTTCTTAGGTTGGTCATGAACCCATCTTGTGTCAGAAACAAAAGGACAAGCCTTTGCCATGATGTATCAGAATTGGTTCCTTCTGGTATCTTTCATGCACAACCTGTGATCTTTGTCAATTTCTAAGATGGATGTCATCATGTGAATCTGGTAGAACTCGTTGATGCATCTCTACTATAATATCACATTGTTCCTGAAACTGTCACAGAAGATCTATACCTCATCACAATTGCTGTACTACAATAATTTCCTTTCACAAACTACACATCTCTCTTCAGTATTTGCTTTTGCAGTAGTTTTTTCATCACAAACTGTTCATTTTTCTCTCACTAGTTTTGTAGATGTCACTAATTTCCTTTCATCACAATCACCTCATCTTCTACAGAAATTTCCAATTAATGACATGACTGCTAATCCAGCAGCAAAAGACTCAGCGGATGGACAGATCAAAACTACTCATACTGATACTAACAAAACCACATGAAGCAATAAATTGGAGCAAGAAGCTCTCAATGAAGTCAACAACCATTCATACATGGAACAAGATGGCATCTGCATCCTGAGCAGTAACACAAAGGAATCAGAAACAAGAACAGAAATGGGGAAGAGCTGCACCTAAGCATATCGGCTAAACCAAGGTTAACAATAGACATCCTTGTCGTTCCTGAAAGCACAGCATCCTATTAAGTAGATGACAACGAGGAAGATGAGGAGCACAAAATTAATGACAGCAATCTTCTTCCAGTCATGCTTGAGGTTGGCAAGAACCCCTGCCTTGCAAGATTGGCAGTCATAGCAGAGAGTGGATGGATCATTTTGCCATGAATTGCAGTCTGGCAAATCAGATGAGTAAAAGCCAGGAGGTTTAGTCCATGCAGTTCCATTAATGTAGGTGAAGTTGCATGCACTTGGAGGCTTGCAGCATCCAGACTGCACCAAGATGACAGAATGCAAGCAGAAAAGAAGGTTAGTACATGTATCTTCTCAGTAAAAAACTATAGATGATAATGTTTACATCGAATGCCATTATGAATTCTATCTGTGTAGTTTATTTGAATCAAAACCATCTGAAATATATGTAGCCTGGAATCATAGTGTGTTTACATGTGAGAATAAGAAGAAAAAGCAAGAAGAGGAGACAAGCATGTTGAACATGGAAGTCATGTTCATAAACTTGAATCACCAACACATACTTAGATTCAAGAGCTGGAAATAGACTTGTTGATTCATTGTAGTGCTCTGGAGAAATCTTTTTGAAGCCTTGTGGATAAGCAGAATAAAGAACAGTAAGAACATATTTATGCAGACCTATTTGCTTTCAAATCTTAGAGTAGTATGCCTAAAAAATGATTGAAACATACAAAAATATGCCTAGAGAATAATTAATACAAAAACATCTAGGATTTTAGAGAAGTATGCAAAGAAAGAATTGAAATGCATCTGGAGTTACATTAAATTTAATATAATCCATGTAAAATGAGTGCTCATTAGCCACAAGAGAatggaattattattatttgcagTTCAAAATAGGCAACAGGAATGTGGTGGGGATTGATCAAACACAGAGAAAGATGAATGTGCATCCACTAAATAGGAGTTGTCAGCATCAACTAACAGAGATGTATGTGATCTAAGAGCAATTGAAAGCATAATCTAACTGCATCCTTGTCTCCCCTAGTGCTGCTTATGGCATATCTTTGCATGCAGCAAACTCCACTTAAATTGTTTGGGACAATGAGGGAATACATTCTGTGCAACAAATTTTAATCCTGGAATCATCATATGAGATCATCACAAGCATGTGCACAGAATTAGAATCTCTACTAAATTTCATCAAGCAAACAGTGATCTGATTGTGAAAAAGCCAGAGAATATGCCATGTAAATTCTTCCTAATCTATTCATCTGCTTGTCAAAAGAGAGCAAACTAAGGGAGTCAAGGGATCACCATCCCTTGTCTTGGATGGTTGAACATCTCCATTCTGTCAAGGAATATAGGAGTTTGATTCACATATTGCAGTAGATAAGGGTAGAATTTAGCTTAAGGAGTTTTAATTGATGGGAATAACATAAATGACTCAACAAGAACAGTATGTCCACAGATCCACAAAACTAAATACATGCAGTGCATAAATGTAACTGGTTTCAAGAAAAGTACCTGAAGAAATGATGATAACAATTCGATTTGACAACTGAAGAAATCCCTCAAATCTTAAGAACTTATAGAAACATTTGAAAACAAAATGTAGACAGAATCTATATATTAAAATTAGACAAGAAGATTTATCCAGAAAGCAAAAACACTGAAACCCAGGCagtgaagaagaaaaaagagtagTTCAGAGCAAAAGATTGAGAGATGTATAAAGGAAAACAAATCAAATCTTTAGAAACTCAGTGCAGCGTTGAGTGGCTGTAGCAACAAATTCACTTACAATTCATGGAACAAGAACAGGGAGTTGTTACCAAAATCTAATCTTTAAGACGTGATACCAAGGGGGAGTTGTTCcctaaatctaaaaatcaaagctTGCACTTGAGAGAACACGAAATCCAGAGAAGCAACGCAGACAAAAGCGaaaaagattggatttttagGAGCAGGAAGCAGCAACCTGTATAGGGGAGAGGTTATCGTCGATGAACTGATCCCACGTCTGGTTCTGGTTCTGCAAGCTCTTGCACACCTTGCCCTGCACCAAGCAGCTCCTGATGCTCCTCCAGTTCTTGGCGCTCTCCACCCTCCTCTGGAGCCAATGGGAGTAGTCGCCGAGGCGGTACTCCGGGAACCCGCGGCCGGAGACGGCGTGGCTGGCGCCCTTGTTGGTGACGACGAAGGCGAAGAGGGTGAAGCAGACGAGGAGGATGATGAGGAGGAGCATGACGACGAGGTAGAGCCATAAGAGGCAGGAGTTGCGGAAGTAGGCGCCGACGCAGCCCGCGAGGGAGACGAGGAAGGCGAAGACGCCGAGCGCGACGAGGGGCACGTCCAGGAACCTCTCGCAGTCAGTGGCAGCGCGCTGGGTCAGCCAAATGCCACCGCCGAGGATGGGGATTGACAGCATCAGCGTGATGACGTTAAGCGCCCCGATGAGGCCGTTGCTCAACCTCACCATCCTTCCCCTGCACACCCaccgaggaggaaggagaagaagagtaaGAAGCAGAGCAGGCAGCCGATGCAATACAGAAAACAGAGGATGAGAGAGAGACTTCAATATAAGGGAAGTATTCGTAGGTGAGTGTTGGCATTAAGGCGACTACCATTCTTCCCCTGTCATAATTACCAAATAATGGAGATATAAGCCCATCTAATGCTCCTTTATTGTATGTGATTTGAATGCTGTGAGAAGCTATAAACACTGTCCATTGTGCTTAGAACTCGTCACATCCACATATACTGATTAATTATGGATATTATCTATTTATTTCTCCAGGTTTTATTATGATCGGCTACGAATGAAACAGAGGAGGCGTTCCTCTGTTTTCATGTGGAAAAAACGAGCTGTTCTTACGCGCCCAACTTACGCGCAAATCAGAACGTAACATGCACGGGGCCATCTCAGCACGTAATTTTCAGGCGTATAGAAGACTAGTATTCGAGGTCTCGTGGCAGATTAACTTAACGTTGACCGTTTAGCAGCAGTGGTGGGCGGCAGTTGACAGAGCGGTTAAGTGATCCGCGACGGAAGTTGAAGAGACGTCGTCGTCTTCCGCACTGCCATCGCcatatgcagatttatcttttttctttaatacctattaatattattatcataTAAATGGTAAGTGATAAAAAGTAAATTCGATTTAGGATTAAAATTCTTAACCTTTGATAAGTGAATCTAATAtacaaaaattatcattttatgagtaaaaaattattataataaatttcaaaTTTCTAacatttcttttatatatatatatatatatatatcactcgaAAAATTCTCACGTGCGGAAAAATAGTGCCACGTAGATATCCGGAACACGAACACCCAACTACCGATGGAGGACAACACCGCCCCGCATCGTATTCTGACCGTACGATTGGGCCTCCTTCCTCTTTATTACCACCGAGCATCGAATTCCAGCCGTACGATCTGCGGCCTTCCTCGTGTTATCCCCCGTTGCCCCCAGTAAACAGCCGCTCTTCCCGTGCTACTAATCAAAGGGTGTCTCCTCCCACGGCGACGTTGCAGTGCCACTCGTTAGGGTAGAAATTAGGGCTCGTTCGCGGCGCCTCGACTTGGGAGAGGAAGACTGAGGTGGAATCCCCTCGATCTCTTCCATTGCAGCCGCCAGGAGCTCTCTTTCGGTAACAATCGGACTCCGGATGGGTGCGATTCTTGAGTTTTCGTTGTTGGGTTTGCCTACTTGGTTGGATTAGATCGTCGATTACATGAGACAGCTCTGGATTTCGAGTCGGTGTAGAATTTGATCGCAATCATAATTATCGTGTTTGTTTCGTGGGGACGATGTTCCGTTGCTACTTCGCACTAACTCCTGTTTTAATTGTTGTTGTTCATCAGCTGCCATCTGTATTTTGATGAGAACCTCAGCACGGTTTCTTCAACAAGTCCGGTGTTTGTATCGGTTTCACCGAGGAGGGATTTCAGCGAATAGACTGGGGAAAACCGATAGAGTTTCCATTTTGAATCATCCGGTTGTGGGAGCCCTTGTCGGCAGAGAAGCCGATAGATACCTGAACCAAAGTTTGCTTTTCTTCAGGGCTGTGTGTACTAGCGGAGGTTCTCTTACGACCACTATTACATTGTTTTATTGTTTCCTATTCAACTGCAACAGAGTTTGTTTGCGTATTGCAACTTGTATTCAGTTATGGCATTATCTATTTACTACATACCAGTGGACATTGGCTATTAGGTTATGTTATTTTAAGATACAAACAATCGTTCTCTATTTTGATATCTAGCTATTACTATAAATAGGATCTTGTGATGTTGGCGGAGCAGGCCCTTTGCTGGAGTATGAAAAGAGAATTACATCCGGCGAACTTGTTGGCGGAGACAGCTTCCAGGTTTGGGCCGCTGATCCCTTAATCATGGCGCTGCTTGATTCATTGTCACTGGATGCTCTCATATTTCCTTGATGGTGACATTAGATAGACACACTTCAAGCACTGCAAAGGCTCTATGAAGAGCTTGTGGAGCATGAAGAGAGTTGCCAGTTGGATAGATATAAGTCATCACAAAAGTCTGGGAGGTATGCGTAGATAGTAATTTCTTGAATGTGACAGCTCGTTGATCTTCTCAAGGAATTGTCTGTTTGTATTTGCAATTTACTGTTTAATAGGATCATTATGCAGGAGGAGGTGGCTATGGTCCCGTTTTATGCCTCAGTCTACTTATTCACCAGTTAAAGGGCTGTATCTTTATGGAGGAGTAGGCACTGGAAAAACAATGCTTATGGATTTGTTTTTCAATCAATTGTATGCCTTCTCTGAGTTCTTCCTTGTTGCAATATATAAATCTAACATGTTTATGTCTTTTGGAAAATCATAGCTCGTAAGGCTCTTTATTACTGGAAAATTTATAGTTCGAAACATTTAGATTAAATCATATAACAAAATCTATTTGTGATTTTCATTTCTCTTGCTACTATTGCTATAATGAAGATTACATGTTCTACATTCACCAATTTCATCGTGGTCTACACCTGATGGGGATTCTTCAATATACCAGAATAATAGGGTTTTTGCCAACCATCAATCGGTCATTCATGCACACATGTATGGTTAATCATCACTTGTTTGGTACACTGGATATTAAGCTAAATCAAGAGTGTATGATCTTATCATCCTGTCAATTGTTTTTGGGTCAGATAGACCTCAATCTATCCAAGAGTAATTAATGCTTTGAGTGGTCCACCACCTGAGAGGCTTACAGTATCTTTGTCATTTGTACCCCCTTATCAGTTCCTGACAAAACTAAACATGAAGTAGTGAcactatatttttttctttttgctagtaaatttcatATTATCTATATTCTTTGTCTATCCACAATTTTCATTTAGCTATTGCCTAATTCCACTCTTTTCTTGTGCAGGCCATCTAATTGGAGGAAGAAAAGAATACACTTTCATGATTTTATGTTGAATGTACATAGCCGGCTACAGGTATGGTTACTTTTATATTTATCTCCAATTTTTTTGTTTACTAGGTTTAAGGAGCACTCAAACTTTTTTTTACTAGAACTAGTCCATTTATGCCCCTTTTAACTTATTATATGTTGACGTTCTTGGCCCTTCAATAATTTAATACTAGATGCACAAAGGGGTAGCAGATCCACTTGAAGTTGTTGCAGCAGAGATTTCAGATGAGTCCATTCTACTATGCCTTGATGAATTTATGGTATGTTCTGAATTTATTGATAGGTTATCATTTCTTCATATTGCTCTTGATGCTTTGTTGATTCTTAAACACATAGGTAACTGATGTTGCTGATGCTTTGATATTAAATCGGCTTTTTTGCCATTTGTTCAGCAATGGTGTGGTGCGTATTTCTCTTTACCTTGATATTTCCCTTTTTCTGCTTAGAAACTGCATTCACCTTTCTATTCCTTTCCCATATGTGGTACATTTCAATCCTAGGTTCTTGTCTCCACTTCCAATCGTGCTCCAGACCAGCTCTATGAAGGTGGTTTGCAAAGGGACCTATTTTTACCTTTTATTGAAACCTTGAAGGTATCTGATAGTTATTTTATGGCTCTGGTTTAAGTTTTATAAGATATAATCGTTTAGTAGCTGATGATGATCTTGTgaaaatttgagaaaggaaaggtgTGTAATTCATGAAATTAGCTCTTCAACGGACTACCGAAAGATGGGTTCTGTAAGTTCTGTGCTTTATTATTGATAAATGCCCTGATACCACAACCGCTAACAGCAATTGCACTTGATGCAGGCAGAGAATGGCTACTATTTTATCGGGAAGAAGTACTCTGGACTCCTAAGAGAGAAGTTTCATCAGTTAATAGGAGCAGAGAAACCTGGCCCGCAAGTTGTTGAAGTTGTAATGGGACGAAAGTTGCAGGTCTAAATTATAGATCTTCGAAACATGATAACATTTGGGTCTTTCATGGCATATAGGAAAGAAGATTGGTGATTCTTATACCTTTTTACATTCAGGTCCCACTCGGAGCTAATGGATGTGCATATTTTCCTTTTGAGGATCTTTGTGACAGACCTTTGGGGGCAGCAGACTACTTTGGATTGTTCAGTGAGCTAGCTCCACTCCTCTTCTGCATCAATTACATGCAATTTGTAGTATACTTGGGCATAACACTCATTATTGTGCTGGAAAACATACTATTTCCTATAGCCTGCTttgatttttttcaaaattattgtGCAGAGAAGTTCCATACACTTGCACTTGAAGGAGTTCCCAAGTTTGGGATCCACAACAGAACTGCAGCGTATAGGTTTGTCACATTGGTTGATGTGCGTCTCAAGCTTTCCTTCAAGTATTGTAATTTGAAGATTATAGATCTAGCCTATAGTGTCGGCTATTTGCCATATTAGCTATGCTGAAAATTGTGGAATTTTCTTCTAACGTGTTTAACCAGATATCTCAACAAGAGAAAGGTTTGATAAGAGAAAAAGGattgtgaagaagaagaagaatgtatCTGATGTAGGGTTATGAGTTAAAATAGAGCATAAATATGAATCTAAATTATAGGTTAGACTGATTATTAGCTTTTTGATATCTCCTAGTGATTGTTTAGTTTGAAGTTTTGAACAAGTTACTGGAAAATAAAGACAGTCTTTTCTGATGTCCAATTTTTTATTCCGGCCAGGTGTTTTTAGGTTTATTGATTTAGAATGGAAGTAACTAGTGGTGGCTGGCTGTTTATACAAGAACTTGGTCACTTTTTTTTCATGGTGAATATTTAAATAATGATTAGCATCTGTTAGTTATGATGAATAAGTAATATGCTTTTCAAATGACGAATTTACTTGATAGATTATGTTGGCGACTCATAGTTATCCATATAATAAGGGTGTTGCTATCCATTGCATTCTGAGATCTGAATTGTAATGCACATGAGCACAATTTTCATTTTTGTATTGTGACATTGACTTGTTATGTAAGAATATAATATTTGACATATTTCTGCATGTTTTTTGAATTATCAATGTTTTTTATGCACATGCTTGATAAATATGTGACAATTTGGACTGTAGAGTGTGTGTGTGGATATCGATACTAAAGCACTGGTGATCTAATTAATAGAAAAAGGAACTGTGATGGTTTGCTAGAGAAACAATTCTTCGTGCATTGACTGTTACGAGTGTTCACCAGTAATTTAAGTAGATGGTTAAAGAAAATAGTAATATCTCTTTTCAACAGGTGATGTATGAGAATAAAGCCAGATTGTTGTGCACGGCAGAAGCATCTCCTGTTGAGTTATTTGAAAGAATTGTGACAGTCATGGATGCCCAGAAAATTTATCCACGGTCTTCTTCACGGTCTAAGAAAACTGATGATATTGATCTTTGCGTTGACAATGAGCTAGGATTCGCCAAAGACCGCACCATCAGCAGGTATGACTCAACTAATTCCTAGTAATATGGTTTAAGGACATATATGAATGCATATATACAAGAATCATAATCTGTTGCATTTATTCATTGGCCAAAAATATGAAACCAGATTTAACATTCTTTCAGTGCTTGAGACAATATATTAGGAACATTCTTCAtgttatgatgattgatttttttactgataatgtttcttattttagagTCACTAATGGTGCTGTCATTTACCAGATTAACAGAGATGAATAGCAAAGAGTATTTGGAGCAACATGAAGCCAATGTGACGGATAATAAGACCCCACAAAAGTAGAGAATGATGTTGTGATaacaatgtttcatttattaatttatatgttGAATAAAATCTCCTTAATTTTGAGGGAACACATAATCCATCTGTTGAGGTGGAGGCTTCAGAACTAATCTTATCTTACATTTTGTTGAAAGATATCAACTGTGAAAGAAAATTATATATGAGCTATCCAATTTTACTTCTTGCTTCTGAGTTCATTTATCCGTCAATCTGCTCATGCAGAGTTCGGTGTCTTTTACGACAATGCTTTAGTTATGACTACTGCTGCAGATCTTTTGCCATCAGCCCCGCACAACTCATCTTCTCAACCTTCTTCGGCGACGGCGAGACCGAGCTACGACGGAGGCGGCAGGAAGAACCGAAGTGACCGGCGACCGTCGCAAGACACTGGCAACATCCGAATCCGGTCACCTCAGGTAGGATTAAGAACGGAGAACTGCTAGGATTgaagtcaaaaaaataatttattggcCCGGTTTGTCCCCCAGTGTGTAATGCGGTAAGAACACGAGACGGtgttcatatttcagtttactggTTGGAGGAGATGGGCCAATGTGGCCTGACCCACGAGATGGTTAGCTAACCAAACAGTCAAATAAGAAGAAGCCCACCCACGAGATTGGACCGGGCTTCATTTTCGCGTGAAGTTGCGGAGTCATTCTCATGAATCCGGTCACCATAGGTACGTTTAAGAATTCAGAATTCAGAGGTTTTGAcgccaaaaaatatttttttgggcCTCTTTGTCGCAAGATGAGTATGTGGTAATCTTACAGAACGGTGTTTGTACCCAGATAACTAGAAGGTCAGCTGATGAAACGGCCCAAGAAGAAGAAGCTCACATACGAGATTGGACCGGGCTCTAATTTGCACGTGTAGTTGGGAGCCACTTTCATGAATCCGGTCACCGCAGGTACGTATAAGAATTCAGAATTAAGAGGTTTTCAcgccaaaatttttttttttgggcctCTTTGTCGCAAGATGCATTTGCGGTAATCTTACAGAACGGTGTTTGTAACCAGATACTAGAAGGTCAGCTGATGAAACGGCCCAAGAACAAGAAGCCCACCCACGAGATTGGACCGGGCTTAATTTGCTCATGTAGTTGCGG from Musa acuminata AAA Group cultivar baxijiao chromosome BXJ1-3, Cavendish_Baxijiao_AAA, whole genome shotgun sequence encodes the following:
- the LOC103980010 gene encoding uncharacterized protein LOC103980010 isoform X4, which gives rise to MRTSARFLQQVRCLYRFHRGGISANRLGKTDRVSILNHPVVGALVGREADRYLNQSLLFFRAVCTSGGSCDVGGAGPLLEYEKRITSGELVGGDSFQTHFKHCKGSMKSLWSMKRVASWIDISHHKSLGGSLCRRRWLWSRFMPQSTYSPVKGLYLYGGVGTGKTMLMDLFFNQLPSNWRKKRIHFHDFMLNVHSRLQMHKGVADPLEVVAAEISDESILLCLDEFMVTDVADALILNRLFCHLFSNGVVLVSTSNRAPDQLYEGGLQRDLFLPFIETLKERCVIHEISSSTDYRKMGSAENGYYFIGKKYSGLLREKFHQLIGAEKPGPQVVEVVMGRKLQVPLGANGCAYFPFEDLCDRPLGAADYFGLFSELAPLLFCINYMQFVVYLGITLIIVLENILFPIACFDFFQNYCAEKFHTLALEGVPKFGIHNRTAAYRFVTLVDVMYENKARLLCTAEASPVELFERIVTVMDAQKIYPRSSSRSKKTDDIDLCVDNELGFAKDRTISRSFAISPAQLIFSTFFGDGETELRRRRQEEPK
- the LOC103980010 gene encoding uncharacterized protein LOC103980010 isoform X8, which translates into the protein MRTSARFLQQVRCLYRFHRGGISANRLGKTDRVSILNHPVVGALVGREADRYLNQSLLFFRAVCTSGGSCDVGGAGPLLEYEKRITSGELVGGDSFQIDTLQALQRLYEELVEHEESCQLDRYKSSQKSGRRRWLWSRFMPQSTYSPVKGLYLYGGVGTGKTMLMDLFFNQLPSNWRKKRIHFHDFMLNVHSRLQMHKGVADPLEVVAAEISDESILLCLDEFMVTDVADALILNRLFCHLFSNGVVLVSTSNRAPDQLYEGGLQRDLFLPFIETLKERCVIHEISSSTDYRKMGSAENGYYFIGKKYSGLLREKFHQLIGAEKPGPQVVEVVMGRKLQVPLGANGCAYFPFEDLCDRPLGAADYFGLFKKFHTLALEGVPKFGIHNRTAAYRFVTLVDVMYENKARLLCTAEASPVELFERIVTVMDAQKIYPRSSSRSKKTDDIDLCVDNELGFAKDRTISRLTEMNSKEYLEQHEANVTDNKTPQK
- the LOC103980010 gene encoding uncharacterized protein LOC103980010 isoform X10; its protein translation is MKSLWSMKRVASWIDISHHKSLGGSLCRRRWLWSRFMPQSTYSPVKGLYLYGGVGTGKTMLMDLFFNQLPSNWRKKRIHFHDFMLNVHSRLQMHKGVADPLEVVAAEISDESILLCLDEFMVTDVADALILNRLFCHLFSNGVVLVSTSNRAPDQLYEGGLQRDLFLPFIETLKERCVIHEISSSTDYRKMGSAENGYYFIGKKYSGLLREKFHQLIGAEKPGPQVVEVVMGRKLQVPLGANGCAYFPFEDLCDRPLGAADYFGLFSELAPLLFCINYMQFVVYLGITLIIVLENILFPIACFDFFQNYCAEKFHTLALEGVPKFGIHNRTAAYRFVTLVDVMYENKARLLCTAEASPVELFERIVTVMDAQKIYPRSSSRSKKTDDIDLCVDNELGFAKDRTISRSFAISPAQLIFSTFFGDGETELRRRRQEEPK